In Streptomyces chartreusis NRRL 3882, the following are encoded in one genomic region:
- the asnB gene encoding asparagine synthase (glutamine-hydrolyzing) yields the protein MCGIAGTYLWPDGKLVTDRLTDTLAHRGPDGAGRYGHPAGDGEVHLGHRRLAIIDLSETGAQPMVSDGLALTYNGELYNAPELRAELAATGVRFRGTSDTEVLLEAWRRWGTDCLPRLRGMFAFGIFDERTGELVLARDQLGIKPLFLLRRGEGLVFASELKALAAATGGSLQVDHAALVSSLLYYWVPDSRCAFREAEKLPPGSWLRCRPDGRVERGRFWDLKDVAAEGRERARAGERPDLAAVVEESTRRHLLSDVPVATFLSGGLDSSYLTALAARHQPGISAYTIGFRAEDARFEAMPDDLRYARQVAGRFGVDLHEIEIAPNVLDLLPEMTYHLDEPIGDPAAINTYLICTAAREAGVKVMLSGMGADELFAGYRKHLANLLALRYQRVPRPLRRGVSATVDRLPVATARRGYRSVRFAKRFLSFADLPEETAFRRSYTMYDQDELLALVDPDLAGTVDDVLTEHADVYQDNDLDDFVNRMCLTDARMFLPGLNLTYTDRSSMAASTEVRVPYVDVEVVRAAFAVPGDRKIVGRQGKAVLKEAATSVLPREIVYRPKGLFSAPLRAWMSRDLAPLVREVVNDGELVRSGLLRRDALARMVAEDAAGQRDFSKHLWHVLTLEYWYRDATSGSGQSTRLTA from the coding sequence ATGTGTGGCATCGCAGGTACGTACCTATGGCCGGACGGGAAGCTGGTGACCGACCGGCTCACCGACACCCTCGCCCACCGCGGTCCGGACGGGGCGGGCCGGTACGGCCACCCCGCCGGTGACGGCGAAGTGCACCTCGGGCACCGCCGGCTGGCCATCATCGACCTGTCCGAGACCGGCGCCCAGCCGATGGTCTCGGACGGCCTCGCCCTGACGTACAACGGCGAGCTGTACAACGCGCCCGAGCTGCGTGCCGAGCTGGCAGCCACCGGGGTGCGCTTCCGCGGTACCTCCGACACCGAGGTGCTGCTGGAGGCCTGGCGGCGCTGGGGCACGGACTGCCTGCCCCGGCTGCGCGGCATGTTCGCGTTCGGGATCTTCGACGAGCGCACCGGTGAACTGGTGCTCGCCCGCGACCAGCTCGGCATCAAGCCGCTGTTCCTGCTCCGGCGCGGCGAGGGCCTGGTGTTCGCCTCCGAGCTCAAGGCGCTCGCCGCCGCGACCGGCGGCTCGCTGCAGGTGGACCATGCGGCGCTGGTCTCCTCGCTGCTGTACTACTGGGTGCCGGACTCACGGTGCGCGTTCCGCGAGGCGGAGAAGCTGCCGCCGGGGAGCTGGCTGCGGTGCCGGCCCGACGGCCGGGTGGAGCGCGGCCGGTTCTGGGACCTGAAGGACGTCGCCGCCGAGGGCCGGGAGCGCGCCCGGGCCGGCGAGCGGCCGGACCTGGCCGCCGTCGTCGAGGAGTCGACCCGGCGCCACCTGCTCTCCGACGTACCCGTGGCGACCTTCCTCTCCGGCGGGCTCGACTCCAGCTACCTGACCGCGCTGGCGGCCCGCCACCAACCCGGGATCTCCGCTTACACGATCGGGTTCCGCGCCGAGGACGCCAGGTTCGAGGCGATGCCGGACGACCTGCGCTACGCCCGGCAGGTGGCCGGGCGGTTCGGCGTCGACCTGCACGAGATCGAGATCGCCCCGAACGTGCTCGATCTGCTCCCCGAGATGACGTACCACCTGGACGAGCCGATCGGCGACCCGGCTGCGATCAACACGTACCTGATATGTACGGCCGCCCGGGAGGCCGGGGTCAAGGTGATGCTCTCGGGGATGGGCGCCGACGAGCTGTTCGCCGGGTACCGCAAGCACCTGGCCAACCTGCTCGCGCTGCGCTACCAGCGTGTCCCGCGGCCGCTGCGGCGCGGGGTGTCGGCGACCGTGGACCGGCTGCCGGTCGCGACGGCCCGCCGGGGGTACCGGTCGGTGCGCTTCGCGAAGCGGTTCCTCTCCTTCGCGGATCTGCCGGAGGAGACGGCGTTCCGGCGCAGCTACACCATGTACGACCAGGACGAGCTGCTCGCCCTGGTCGACCCGGACCTGGCCGGGACGGTCGACGACGTGCTGACCGAGCATGCGGACGTCTACCAGGACAACGACCTCGACGACTTCGTCAACCGCATGTGCCTGACCGATGCCCGGATGTTCCTGCCGGGCCTGAACCTCACGTACACGGACCGCTCCAGCATGGCCGCCTCGACCGAGGTGCGGGTGCCGTACGTGGACGTCGAGGTGGTCAGGGCGGCGTTCGCCGTGCCCGGCGATCGCAAGATCGTCGGACGGCAGGGCAAGGCCGTCCTCAAGGAGGCGGCCACCTCGGTCCTGCCCCGGGAGATCGTGTACCGGCCCAAGGGCCTGTTCAGCGCCCCGCTGCGGGCCTGGATGAGCCGGGATCTGGCACCGCTGGTGCGCGAGGTGGTCAACGACGGCGAGCTCGTCCGTTCCGGGTTGCTGCGCCGCGACGCGCTGGCGCGGATGGTCGCCGAGGACGCCGCCGGGCAGCGGGACTTCTCCAAGCATCTGTGGCACGTACTGACGCTCGAGTACTGGTATCGCGACGCGACCTCTGGGTCCGGCCAGAGCACTCGGTTGACGGCTTAG
- a CDS encoding right-handed parallel beta-helix repeat-containing protein, giving the protein MGSKRRHWASAAAPLALALLAATGCEGTTDAQARPTAAPSSPPVARVCAKPAAGPAKAPAGAVTVDPAVTGDLAAKTKSNPPNTTFWLRPGKHRLDPDRYAQVIPKEGNSYLGAPGAVLDGGKKNQYAFGGAASDVTIRYLTVQRFVAPHNEGVVNHDSADGWVIEHATIQNNSGAGLMAGARQRVRASCLRGNGQYGMNAYKATGRISDLVVEGNEIVGNNTGDWERRRKGCGCTGGIKFWAVDGADVRGNWVHDNRGTGLWADTNNNDFRIEDNVLDANDGAALIYETSYNAVIRKNTIRRNNWVEGRKAADRGDTFPFATVYLSESGGEPRIRARTDKIEIYRNVLENNWSGITLWENADRFCNSPANTSSGDCTLLVKDTERCAQPAIATAPLYADCRWKTQRVDIHGNRFVLDKSVVDCTVKCDRMAVLANYGTYPDWSPYQGERVAEAITGRQHNRWHDNVYVGPWTFVAHDPSRTLDPGQWQSAPYQQDAGSTFRARDGG; this is encoded by the coding sequence GTGGGGAGCAAGAGACGGCACTGGGCGTCGGCGGCGGCACCGCTCGCGCTGGCCCTGCTGGCGGCGACCGGCTGTGAGGGTACGACGGACGCCCAGGCAAGGCCGACCGCCGCGCCGTCGTCACCGCCTGTGGCCCGGGTGTGCGCCAAGCCCGCGGCCGGGCCGGCGAAGGCGCCGGCGGGCGCGGTGACCGTCGACCCCGCGGTGACCGGTGACCTGGCTGCCAAGACCAAGAGCAATCCCCCGAACACCACGTTCTGGCTTCGACCGGGCAAGCACAGGCTCGACCCGGACCGCTACGCCCAGGTCATCCCCAAGGAGGGGAACAGCTACCTCGGCGCGCCGGGTGCGGTGCTCGACGGCGGCAAGAAGAACCAGTACGCGTTCGGCGGCGCCGCCAGCGACGTCACCATCCGCTACCTGACCGTGCAGCGTTTCGTCGCGCCGCACAACGAGGGCGTGGTCAACCATGACTCGGCCGACGGGTGGGTGATCGAGCACGCGACGATCCAGAACAACTCCGGCGCCGGACTGATGGCCGGTGCCCGCCAGCGGGTCCGTGCCAGCTGTCTGCGCGGCAACGGTCAGTACGGCATGAACGCGTACAAGGCCACAGGCCGTATCAGCGACCTGGTGGTCGAAGGCAACGAGATCGTCGGCAACAACACCGGCGACTGGGAGCGACGGCGGAAGGGCTGCGGCTGCACGGGAGGCATCAAGTTCTGGGCGGTCGACGGCGCCGACGTACGCGGCAACTGGGTGCACGACAACCGCGGAACCGGGTTGTGGGCGGACACCAACAACAACGACTTCCGCATCGAGGACAACGTGCTCGATGCCAACGACGGTGCCGCGCTGATCTACGAGACGAGCTACAACGCGGTCATCCGGAAGAACACGATCCGGCGGAACAACTGGGTCGAGGGCCGCAAGGCGGCCGACCGCGGCGACACCTTCCCGTTCGCGACCGTCTACCTGTCCGAGTCCGGCGGCGAACCACGGATCCGAGCCCGCACGGACAAGATCGAGATCTACCGGAACGTGCTGGAGAACAACTGGTCCGGGATCACCCTGTGGGAAAACGCCGACCGGTTCTGCAACAGCCCGGCCAACACCTCGTCCGGTGACTGCACGTTGCTGGTGAAGGACACCGAGCGCTGCGCGCAGCCGGCGATCGCCACCGCACCGCTCTACGCCGACTGCCGGTGGAAGACCCAGCGGGTGGACATCCACGGCAACCGCTTCGTGCTGGACAAGTCCGTCGTCGACTGCACGGTGAAGTGCGACCGCATGGCGGTGCTGGCCAACTACGGCACTTATCCGGACTGGTCGCCCTACCAGGGCGAGCGCGTGGCCGAGGCGATCACCGGCCGGCAGCACAACCGCTGGCACGACAACGTCTACGTCGGACCGTGGACCTTCGTCGCCCACGACCCGAGCCGGACACTCGACCCCGGCCAGTGGCAGAGCGCGCCGTACCAGCAGGACGCGGGCAGCACGTTCCGCGCACGGGACGGTGGTTGA
- a CDS encoding bi-domain-containing oxidoreductase has protein sequence MKQVVQNYKSGELAVLDVPVPGCKPGGVLVRSAFSLISTGTELMKVSEAGMSMLGKARSRPDQVAKVMQSVATNGVPATYRKVMGKLDSYTPLGYSLCGVVEQVGAGIDDVKVGDLVACAGNEHALHAELNWVPKNLYAPVPDGLAPRHAAFGTVGSIALQGVRQGEPQLGEVALVIGLGLIGQLVVQLLAASGVRVVGADPDPARCELAERLGAAACGDPASAAVENAVAELTDGHGVDQVYLAAGGGSNQPVELAAKLARDRGRVVDIGKCRLDLPWNAYYEKELDVRFSRSYGPGRYDPSYELEGRDYPIGYVRWTERRNLACFLDLAARGKVDVEPLISHVADFDDAVETYQRLKDGELKAITALFRYPGQAGEAEAKAPAVAVPAVSTKGLKPSPARAARTPVKLAFVGAGNYATSMLLPHLAQRDGVELSTVVTTTALSAANAQRKFGFAEATTDLDAVLGDKAIDAVFVVTRHSSHAELTRKALLAGKTVFVEKPLALTEDELAGVLAAVEESGNDRLQVGFNRRFAPLLQEARKRFGARTGPASLRYLVNAGRLQHGSWYLQQGTEGSRFAGEGGHFIDTASWLLDADPVSVYATATSGNEDLQVVLRYPDGSTATISYVTTGPAGLPKETLDLVADGKALRLDDFVRASVYDRKRWVSSRLPKARDKGQNAELAAFVKAVRTGGPMPVPLQSLVATTAATLAVQAGLAGGAPVTLARPR, from the coding sequence GTGAAGCAGGTTGTGCAGAACTACAAGAGCGGCGAGCTGGCGGTGCTCGACGTGCCGGTGCCGGGGTGCAAGCCGGGCGGTGTGCTGGTCCGCAGCGCCTTCTCGCTGATCTCCACCGGGACCGAGCTGATGAAGGTGTCCGAGGCCGGCATGTCGATGCTGGGCAAGGCCCGATCCCGACCGGACCAGGTGGCCAAGGTCATGCAGAGCGTGGCCACCAACGGGGTGCCCGCCACCTATCGCAAGGTGATGGGCAAGCTGGACTCCTACACGCCGCTGGGCTACTCGCTGTGCGGGGTGGTCGAGCAGGTCGGCGCCGGCATCGACGACGTGAAGGTCGGCGACCTGGTGGCCTGCGCCGGCAACGAGCACGCGTTGCACGCCGAGCTGAACTGGGTGCCGAAGAACCTCTACGCCCCGGTGCCGGACGGCCTCGCGCCGCGGCACGCGGCCTTCGGCACCGTCGGCTCCATCGCGTTGCAGGGCGTCCGCCAGGGCGAGCCGCAGCTCGGCGAAGTGGCACTGGTCATCGGCCTCGGGCTGATCGGACAGCTGGTGGTACAGCTCCTCGCCGCCTCGGGAGTCCGCGTCGTCGGCGCCGACCCCGACCCGGCACGCTGCGAACTCGCCGAGCGCCTGGGCGCCGCGGCCTGCGGCGACCCCGCCTCCGCCGCCGTCGAGAACGCCGTCGCCGAACTCACCGACGGTCACGGCGTGGACCAGGTGTACCTGGCCGCCGGCGGCGGCAGCAACCAGCCCGTCGAGCTGGCCGCCAAGCTGGCCAGGGACCGCGGCCGGGTCGTCGACATCGGCAAGTGCCGCCTCGACCTGCCGTGGAACGCGTACTACGAGAAGGAACTCGACGTCCGCTTCTCCCGCAGTTACGGCCCCGGGCGCTACGACCCGTCGTACGAACTGGAGGGTCGCGACTACCCGATCGGCTACGTCCGCTGGACCGAGCGCCGCAACCTGGCCTGCTTCCTCGACCTCGCCGCCCGCGGCAAGGTCGACGTGGAGCCCCTGATCTCCCACGTCGCCGACTTCGACGACGCCGTCGAGACCTACCAGCGTCTGAAGGACGGCGAGCTGAAGGCCATCACCGCGCTGTTCCGGTACCCCGGACAAGCGGGGGAAGCGGAGGCGAAGGCCCCTGCGGTGGCCGTGCCCGCTGTGTCCACCAAAGGCCTGAAGCCGAGCCCGGCCCGCGCCGCCAGGACGCCGGTGAAGCTGGCGTTCGTCGGCGCCGGGAACTACGCGACGTCGATGCTCCTGCCGCACCTGGCACAGCGCGACGGCGTCGAGCTGTCGACCGTCGTCACCACGACCGCGCTGTCCGCCGCCAACGCCCAGCGCAAGTTCGGCTTCGCCGAGGCGACCACCGACCTCGACGCCGTACTCGGCGACAAGGCCATCGACGCGGTGTTCGTGGTCACCCGCCACAGCTCGCACGCCGAACTGACCCGCAAGGCGCTGCTGGCCGGCAAGACGGTGTTCGTGGAGAAGCCGTTGGCGCTCACCGAGGACGAGCTGGCCGGTGTGCTCGCGGCGGTGGAGGAGTCGGGCAACGACCGGCTGCAGGTGGGCTTCAACCGCCGGTTCGCGCCACTGCTGCAGGAGGCCAGGAAGCGGTTCGGCGCCCGGACCGGTCCGGCGAGCCTGCGCTACCTCGTCAACGCGGGCCGGCTGCAACACGGCAGCTGGTACCTCCAGCAGGGCACCGAGGGCTCGCGGTTCGCCGGTGAGGGCGGACACTTCATCGACACGGCGAGCTGGCTGCTCGACGCCGACCCGGTGTCGGTGTACGCGACCGCCACGTCCGGCAACGAGGACCTGCAGGTCGTGCTGCGCTACCCGGACGGGTCCACCGCCACCATCAGCTACGTCACCACCGGCCCGGCCGGCCTCCCCAAGGAGACGCTGGACCTGGTCGCGGACGGCAAGGCGCTGCGGCTCGACGACTTCGTCCGCGCCTCGGTGTACGACCGCAAGCGGTGGGTCAGCTCGCGGCTGCCCAAGGCCCGGGACAAGGGCCAGAACGCCGAACTGGCCGCGTTCGTCAAGGCCGTACGGACCGGCGGGCCGATGCCGGTGCCGCTTCAGTCACTGGTCGCCACCACGGCCGCCACCCTCGCCGTGCAGGCCGGCCTGGCCGGCGGTGCGCCGGTGACGTTGGCGAGGCCCCGATGA
- a CDS encoding Wzz/FepE/Etk N-terminal domain-containing protein yields MTTGTTSESPTATPLFDLQALVVAVRRRRRLWYALALLGLLVGAAVAVLLPPPPTAVTKVLVAHEEDQPNDTGTLIRTDVELLQTTRIAGKALQSLKSREKPEDFMRDYRGTGLTNNLLQITVTGDSDTAAVARAKALADAFVTDHVRRMRETAQAEAKALIDQRDRMRDELARVNKEIGDRSPDSDPKASASIESLFARRAELNSRIADFDQRAADARTGTPQVVAGTQIVDAPRAVRHSLPKAVVTDAAIGVVLGLVLGLALAAVGTVVADRPVLRRDIAANLGASVIAELPRRSGRLWQRRRTRATRERLTATLARIARGSAEPVSLLELGCARSTSVIALDLARAMAAEGPVTVIDGLPGPQLAGRRHKPGDPTVISGERAAAASPEERRIGVGSVAPGTAWTDLQYLGTRTVLVVRAGHGSAAWLHTVARQLADQHIPVIGVVLIDPDPRDRTDGTLWDGLHTALRGRSERTARENGGGTSHAVQAVGEGRLRTERLPMWAARVPDNDQEAR; encoded by the coding sequence GTGACGACGGGCACGACGTCGGAGTCGCCGACCGCCACTCCGCTTTTCGATCTGCAGGCGCTGGTGGTGGCGGTGCGCAGGCGCCGCCGCCTCTGGTACGCCCTGGCGCTCCTCGGCCTGCTGGTCGGCGCCGCGGTGGCGGTCCTGCTGCCGCCGCCGCCCACCGCGGTGACCAAGGTGCTGGTCGCGCACGAGGAGGACCAGCCGAACGACACCGGAACGCTGATCCGTACCGACGTCGAGCTGTTGCAGACCACCCGGATCGCCGGCAAGGCCCTGCAGTCGCTCAAGTCCCGGGAGAAGCCCGAGGACTTCATGCGGGACTACCGGGGCACCGGCCTGACCAACAACCTGCTGCAGATCACGGTGACAGGTGACAGCGACACGGCGGCGGTGGCCCGCGCCAAGGCGCTGGCCGACGCGTTCGTGACTGACCATGTGCGGCGGATGCGGGAAACCGCGCAGGCCGAGGCCAAGGCCCTGATCGACCAGCGTGACCGCATGCGGGACGAACTCGCCCGGGTCAACAAGGAGATCGGGGACCGGTCGCCGGACAGCGACCCGAAGGCGTCGGCGAGCATCGAGTCGCTCTTCGCCCGCCGGGCCGAACTCAACTCGCGCATCGCCGATTTCGACCAGCGCGCCGCGGACGCGCGCACCGGCACGCCGCAGGTCGTCGCCGGCACGCAGATCGTGGACGCCCCGCGCGCGGTGCGGCACTCCCTGCCCAAGGCCGTTGTCACCGACGCCGCGATCGGGGTCGTCCTCGGGCTCGTCCTCGGGCTCGCGCTGGCCGCGGTCGGCACGGTGGTGGCGGATCGCCCCGTACTGCGCCGGGACATCGCGGCGAACCTGGGCGCCTCGGTCATCGCGGAGCTGCCCCGCCGGTCGGGCAGGCTGTGGCAGCGCCGACGGACCCGGGCCACACGCGAACGGCTCACCGCGACCCTGGCCCGCATCGCGCGCGGCTCCGCGGAACCGGTGTCGCTGCTGGAACTGGGCTGTGCGCGCAGCACGAGCGTGATCGCCCTGGACCTCGCCCGGGCCATGGCGGCGGAGGGGCCGGTGACCGTCATCGACGGTCTGCCCGGCCCGCAACTCGCAGGCCGCCGCCACAAGCCAGGGGATCCGACCGTGATCAGCGGCGAGCGTGCCGCGGCCGCGTCGCCCGAGGAGCGCCGGATAGGCGTCGGCTCGGTGGCGCCCGGCACGGCGTGGACCGACCTCCAGTACCTCGGCACCCGGACCGTGCTCGTCGTGCGGGCGGGGCACGGCAGCGCCGCATGGCTGCACACCGTGGCGCGGCAACTCGCGGACCAGCACATTCCGGTGATCGGCGTGGTGCTGATCGACCCCGATCCGCGCGACCGGACCGACGGCACATTGTGGGACGGGCTGCACACCGCGCTGCGCGGCCGGAGCGAGCGGACGGCCCGGGAGAACGGTGGGGGTACCTCCCACGCCGTCCAGGCGGTGGGAGAGGGCCGGCTGCGGACGGAACGGCTGCCGATGTGGGCCGCACGCGTCCCGGACAACGACCAGGAGGCGCGGTAG
- a CDS encoding Wzz/FepE/Etk N-terminal domain-containing protein, with product MSDDTIRLVTIGRILRRRWRLLALLTVVGALVGYGTSVLFPPRYTTSASVLLPGQWEERELLTQVDIATSSAVVDRAGAALGWSGVSGAELRDRVSAKAADGNIIKISGTADTPERAQRLSDQVAQQFVTFAARIAGGSTDPEAATGTEALRKRVAETNRRITDLARAADPGQTVESVQARTELEKLRTTLLEAMKKLDEADPATDKAGMVVMGPAARPTGEAPPTRMQLVAAGALVFFLLTIIGHLAAARMSRRLRTEPEIAAALGSTLLGTVDVPEEPHGAQRPEDGDPRARIRRLLGVDTRWDLPAPQRSGDEAGRRIRYRRVCARLRDQLPAPRRLLVVVPDGDEIARRAARRLVAEAESDPQLRVVEVSVDRPIVPDRVTESGALVVLSAGSRTAEELAGIAEACADGRHEVVGIVVAGTVRAPETRSAGHPPDDATLTLAVRGQATGGSV from the coding sequence TTGAGCGATGACACGATCCGCCTGGTCACGATCGGACGGATTCTCCGTCGGAGGTGGCGGCTTCTCGCCCTCCTCACCGTGGTGGGCGCGCTCGTCGGCTACGGCACCTCGGTGCTGTTTCCGCCGCGGTACACGACATCGGCGTCGGTACTGCTGCCGGGCCAGTGGGAAGAGCGCGAACTGCTGACTCAGGTGGACATCGCGACCAGTTCGGCGGTGGTCGACCGCGCGGGCGCCGCGCTCGGCTGGAGCGGGGTCAGCGGTGCCGAACTGCGGGATCGGGTCAGCGCCAAGGCCGCCGACGGGAACATCATCAAGATCTCGGGTACGGCCGACACCCCGGAGCGCGCGCAGCGGCTCTCCGACCAGGTGGCCCAGCAGTTCGTCACCTTCGCCGCGCGGATCGCGGGCGGCAGCACCGACCCCGAAGCGGCCACGGGGACCGAGGCGCTGCGCAAGAGGGTGGCGGAGACCAACCGCCGCATCACCGACCTGGCCCGTGCGGCCGATCCGGGGCAGACCGTGGAGAGCGTGCAGGCCCGTACCGAACTCGAGAAGCTGCGTACCACGCTGCTGGAGGCCATGAAGAAGCTGGACGAGGCCGACCCGGCGACCGACAAGGCCGGCATGGTCGTCATGGGGCCGGCGGCCCGTCCGACCGGCGAGGCACCGCCGACGCGGATGCAGCTCGTCGCCGCCGGGGCGCTGGTCTTCTTCCTGCTCACGATCATCGGCCATCTCGCCGCCGCACGGATGAGTCGCCGGCTGCGCACCGAACCGGAGATCGCCGCGGCGCTCGGCTCGACGCTGCTGGGCACCGTCGACGTGCCCGAGGAACCGCACGGCGCGCAGCGGCCGGAAGACGGAGACCCCCGGGCCCGGATCCGCCGGCTTCTCGGCGTCGACACCCGGTGGGACCTGCCGGCCCCGCAGCGGTCCGGCGACGAGGCCGGCAGACGGATCCGCTACCGGCGGGTGTGCGCTCGCCTCCGGGACCAGTTGCCCGCCCCCCGGCGGCTGCTGGTGGTCGTACCGGACGGCGACGAGATCGCCCGCCGGGCCGCCCGACGGCTCGTCGCCGAGGCCGAGAGCGATCCGCAGCTGCGAGTGGTGGAGGTGTCGGTGGACCGGCCGATCGTGCCGGACCGCGTCACCGAGTCCGGTGCCCTGGTCGTCCTGAGCGCGGGCAGCCGGACCGCTGAGGAGCTCGCCGGAATCGCCGAGGCGTGCGCGGACGGCAGGCATGAGGTCGTCGGCATCGTCGTCGCCGGCACGGTCCGCGCCCCTGAGACGCGGTCGGCCGGCCATCCTCCGGATGACGCCACTCTCACGCTCGCGGTTCGCGGCCAGGCGACGGGAGGTTCGGTGTGA
- a CDS encoding alginate lyase family protein: MTMSAGWYLRRLSRMGPQEVAGRVGDAVRRRRWRSARPDCPSVTGARFTAVLPAGTIAAVPPDAAKRLIAEADRLMAGHAEYFGVVRDDLTDPDWWCDPKTGRRAPAGYAFDVPYRNEDAVGDIKQIWELSRHQYLTVLAAAYAVTGNERYAERVAEHLRSWWAANPPLRGVHWISGIELGIRLLSWVWIRRLLDGWPGAAGLFEDNPVALKQIWHHQRWLAAFPSRGSSANNHVIAEAAGQLAAACAFGWFPSSARWRTGALRSLERHLRGNTFLSGLNRELASEYHGLVLELGLAAVAEADAAGVPVPPSIRLVLLRMTDALAAIVDSRLRPPRQGDADDGHGLVVDGEGTDRWASLLSTGEAVFGRLAWWPAVTGTDVRTPLLAALIKPTEPSVSRPASRPAHFADAGMTILRGPEGIWCRCDGGPHGFLSIAAHAHADALSVEVRHDGIDVLADPGTFCYHGQPEWRQYFRSTLGHNTLQLDGGDQSVSGGPFLWTRHAKSRVLVADTSGEGVARWCAEHDGYQPSVHRRRVELTAASRELRVVDEVRGPRRAVQLAFHLGPAITADLVGNRAVLTWTRDGEDRSAVLDLPGQLNWRAHRGESDPPLGWYSAGFGRKEPTTTLVGTGFAGGVEGFTTVLRFGG; this comes from the coding sequence ATGACCATGAGCGCGGGCTGGTACCTGCGGCGGCTGTCCCGGATGGGACCGCAGGAGGTCGCGGGCCGGGTGGGGGACGCGGTGCGCAGGCGGCGGTGGCGCTCGGCGCGGCCCGACTGCCCGAGCGTGACCGGCGCCCGGTTCACCGCCGTGCTGCCCGCCGGGACGATCGCCGCGGTGCCACCGGACGCCGCGAAGCGTCTCATCGCCGAAGCGGACCGGCTGATGGCGGGGCACGCCGAGTACTTCGGCGTGGTCCGCGACGACCTGACCGACCCGGACTGGTGGTGCGACCCGAAGACCGGGCGCCGGGCCCCGGCGGGTTACGCCTTCGACGTGCCGTACCGGAACGAGGACGCGGTCGGGGACATCAAGCAGATCTGGGAGCTGTCCCGGCACCAGTACCTCACCGTGCTCGCCGCCGCCTACGCGGTCACGGGGAACGAGCGGTACGCCGAGCGCGTGGCCGAGCACCTGCGGTCGTGGTGGGCGGCCAACCCACCGCTGCGCGGCGTGCACTGGATCAGCGGCATCGAGCTGGGCATCCGGCTGCTGTCGTGGGTGTGGATCCGCAGGCTGCTCGACGGCTGGCCGGGCGCGGCCGGGCTGTTCGAGGACAACCCGGTGGCGCTGAAGCAGATCTGGCACCACCAGCGCTGGCTGGCTGCCTTCCCCAGCAGGGGGTCCTCGGCGAACAACCACGTCATCGCCGAGGCCGCCGGGCAACTCGCGGCGGCCTGCGCGTTCGGGTGGTTCCCCTCCTCGGCGCGTTGGCGGACCGGAGCGCTGCGGTCCCTCGAGCGGCACCTGCGCGGCAACACCTTCCTGTCCGGCCTCAACCGCGAGCTGGCCTCCGAGTACCACGGCCTCGTGCTGGAGCTCGGCCTGGCCGCGGTGGCCGAGGCGGATGCCGCGGGCGTGCCGGTCCCCCCGTCGATCCGGCTGGTGCTGCTGCGGATGACCGACGCGCTCGCGGCGATCGTGGACAGCCGGCTCCGGCCGCCGCGCCAGGGGGACGCGGACGACGGACACGGGCTGGTCGTGGACGGCGAGGGCACCGACCGCTGGGCCTCGCTGCTCAGCACCGGGGAGGCGGTGTTCGGCCGGCTCGCCTGGTGGCCGGCGGTGACCGGCACCGATGTGCGCACCCCGCTGCTGGCCGCGCTCATCAAGCCCACTGAACCGTCCGTGTCCCGCCCGGCAAGCCGACCGGCCCACTTCGCCGACGCGGGCATGACCATCCTGCGCGGTCCGGAGGGGATCTGGTGCCGCTGCGACGGCGGTCCGCACGGTTTCCTGTCCATCGCCGCGCATGCTCACGCGGACGCGCTGTCCGTGGAGGTCCGGCACGACGGGATCGACGTGCTCGCCGACCCGGGGACGTTCTGCTACCACGGGCAGCCGGAGTGGCGGCAGTACTTCCGCTCGACCCTCGGCCACAACACCCTGCAGCTGGACGGCGGTGACCAGTCCGTCTCCGGTGGGCCGTTCCTGTGGACGCGGCACGCCAAGAGCCGCGTCCTGGTCGCGGACACATCCGGCGAGGGGGTGGCCCGCTGGTGTGCCGAGCACGACGGTTATCAGCCCTCCGTGCACCGCCGCCGGGTGGAGCTGACGGCCGCGAGCCGGGAGCTGAGGGTGGTCGACGAGGTGCGCGGACCGCGCCGGGCCGTGCAACTGGCGTTCCACCTGGGCCCGGCGATCACCGCGGACCTCGTGGGAAACCGGGCCGTGCTCACCTGGACCCGGGACGGCGAGGACCGCTCCGCGGTGCTCGACCTGCCCGGGCAGCTGAACTGGCGGGCGCATCGCGGCGAGAGTGACCCGCCGCTGGGCTGGTACTCCGCCGGCTTCGGCCGCAAGGAACCCACCACCACGCTGGTCGGCACCGGCTTCGCCGGCGGCGTGGAGGGCTTCACCACCGTACTCAGGTTCGGCGGCTAG